The following are encoded together in the Streptomyces flavofungini genome:
- a CDS encoding hydroxyacid dehydrogenase encodes MPTPPLASGRPAAALAMSPGAADALLGPEVLAAFAGVCALRHPPVLDDFSGERARDVLGQAEVLITGWGCPPLDEAALAAAPRLRAVVHTAGSVRGHLTPACWERGIEVSSAAAANALPVAEYTLAMILLSGKHVLERARAFKSARDRDDPLATPRSVGNYRRTVGILSASHVGRRVIELLRPYDVEVLLHDPYVDGADAAALGVRAVGLDELFRRSDIVSVHTPLLPATRGLVGRRQLAALRPDGVLVNTARGAVVDQDALTEAVVAGRIRAVLDVTEPEVLPPGHPLWDCENALLTPHLAGSQGNEWQRLTDVAVSEVARWAAGEGFAHPVRADRVAFLA; translated from the coding sequence ATGCCCACCCCACCGCTCGCGTCCGGCCGGCCCGCTGCCGCGCTCGCCATGTCGCCCGGCGCCGCCGACGCGCTGCTCGGGCCCGAGGTGCTCGCCGCGTTCGCCGGAGTCTGCGCGCTCCGGCACCCGCCCGTCCTCGACGACTTCTCCGGCGAACGGGCCCGGGACGTGCTCGGGCAGGCCGAGGTGCTGATCACCGGCTGGGGCTGTCCGCCGCTCGACGAGGCCGCGCTCGCCGCCGCGCCGAGGCTGCGGGCCGTCGTGCACACCGCCGGGTCCGTGCGCGGCCATCTCACGCCCGCCTGCTGGGAGCGCGGCATCGAGGTGTCGTCGGCGGCCGCCGCGAACGCGCTGCCGGTCGCCGAGTACACCCTCGCCATGATCCTCCTCTCCGGCAAGCACGTCCTGGAGCGGGCCCGTGCCTTCAAGTCCGCGCGCGACCGCGACGACCCACTGGCCACACCGCGCTCCGTCGGCAACTACCGCCGCACCGTGGGGATCCTGTCCGCCTCCCACGTCGGACGGCGCGTCATCGAGCTGCTGCGCCCGTACGACGTCGAGGTGCTGCTGCACGATCCGTACGTGGACGGGGCCGACGCGGCCGCGCTCGGCGTGCGGGCCGTCGGGCTCGACGAGCTGTTCCGGCGGAGCGACATCGTGAGCGTGCACACGCCGCTCCTGCCCGCCACACGCGGGCTCGTCGGCCGCCGCCAGCTCGCCGCGCTGCGCCCGGACGGCGTGCTCGTCAACACCGCGCGCGGGGCCGTGGTCGACCAGGACGCGCTCACCGAAGCGGTGGTGGCGGGCCGGATCCGGGCGGTGCTCGACGTCACGGAACCCGAAGTCCTGCCGCCGGGGCACCCGTTGTGGGACTGCGAGAACGCTCTGCTCACCCCGCACCTCGCGGGCTCGCAGGGCAACGAGTGGCAGCGCCTGACCGATGTCGCGGTCAGCGAGGTCGCCCGCTGGGCGGCGGGCGAGGGCTTCGCGCACCCGGTGCGGGCGGACCGGGTGGCGTTCCTGGCGTGA
- a CDS encoding DJ-1/PfpI family protein, with protein sequence MHVQAVLFDGFDPLDVLGPLEVLYAGGIATNGAITVELVSAEGARDVPSGLDLVTLRATARLDPERDGLILVPGAAGATEQGDPGDDSIPSRLARTQRTYLPALLSAAMDRPGVTMTSVCGGSLLLAMSGLLKGRRATGHHDALDALWSLGATVVRARVVDDGDLVSGAGVTSGLDLGLHLLEREFGPRVAHAVEEMFAHERRGVVWRATGMEPALI encoded by the coding sequence ATGCACGTTCAAGCAGTCCTCTTCGACGGCTTCGACCCGCTCGACGTCCTCGGTCCGCTGGAGGTCCTGTACGCCGGGGGCATCGCCACGAACGGCGCGATCACCGTCGAACTGGTCTCGGCGGAGGGCGCCCGCGACGTCCCGAGCGGCTTGGACCTCGTCACCCTCAGGGCGACGGCGCGGCTCGACCCGGAGCGCGACGGCCTGATCCTGGTGCCGGGTGCCGCCGGAGCCACCGAGCAGGGCGACCCCGGGGACGACAGCATCCCCTCCCGCCTCGCCCGCACCCAACGCACCTACCTGCCCGCGCTCCTCTCGGCCGCCATGGACCGCCCCGGCGTGACCATGACGTCCGTGTGCGGCGGCTCCCTGCTCCTCGCGATGTCCGGGCTCCTCAAGGGCAGGCGCGCCACCGGCCACCACGACGCCCTCGACGCCCTGTGGAGCCTCGGGGCGACCGTGGTGCGGGCCCGGGTCGTCGACGACGGCGACCTGGTCAGCGGCGCCGGGGTGACGTCGGGCCTCGACCTCGGACTGCACCTCCTGGAGCGGGAGTTCGGGCCGCGCGTGGCACATGCGGTCGAGGAGATGTTCGCGCACGAGCGGCGCGGGGTGGTGTGGCGCGCGACCGGCATGGAGCCGGCACTCATCTGA